The DNA sequence GGCCGACGCCAACAATGGTCGCCAGCGCCATGCCTTTCAGCTCAGCGGCACCGATATGCACTTTTGCACCGCTCACGCCGATGATCAGGATAACGGAGGTCAGAATCAGGTTCTGCGCCTTGTTATAGTCCACTTTGGATTCAATCAGCACGCGAATACCCGATGCGCCAATCACCCCGTAAAGCAGCAGAGAGACTCCGCCCATTACCGGCAGCGGGATAATCTGGATCGCCGCCGCCAGCTTGCCGACGCAGGAGAGCAGAATCGCAATGATCGCCGCTCCGCCGATAACCCAGGTACTGTAGACGCGGGTAATCGCCATGACGCCAATGTTCTCGCCGTAGGTGGTATTCGGCGTTGAGCCAAAGAAGCCGGAGATCACCGTAGACAGGCCGTTGGCAAACATTGAACGATGCAGACCAGGATCGCGGATCAGATCTTTTTTGACAATGTTGGCCGTTACCACCAGGTGCCCAACGTGCTCGGCAATAACCACCAGCGCGGCAGGCAGAATGGTGAAAATGGCAAACCATTCAAAGCGCGGCGTGTAGAAGGTCGGCAGCGCAAACCAGTGGGCCTCGGCAATTGGAGTCGTATCGACAACGCCCATTACGAAGGAGAGCGCGTAGCCGACCAGAACGCCGATTAAAATCGGGATAATCGCCAGGAAGCCGCGGAACAGTACCGAACCAAAGACCGTCACCGCCAGCGTCACCAGCGAAATAATGATGGTTGTGCTGTCCGGAGATTGTCCGTCAGCGGGCAGCAGGCCGGCCATGTTCGCCGCGACGCCCGCCAGTTCAAGGCCGATAACCGCAACAATCGCGCCCATCGCCGCCGGCGGGAACATCACATCCAGCCAGCCGGTTCCGGCTTTTTTAACAATAAAGGAGACGAGGCAAAACAGCACGCCGCACATAATAAAGCCGCCGAGAGCGACTTCGTATCCCAGCGGCAGCAGAAGCAGCACCGGAGAGATAAACGCAAAGCTCGATCCAAGATAGGCCGGGATTTTGCCTTTGCAGATGAAAAGATATAGCAGCGTACCGATACCGTTAAACAACAGTACCGTGGCCGGGTTGATATGAAACAGAACGGGCACCAGTACCGTTGCGCCAAACATGGCGAACAGATGTTGCAAACTAAGCGGGATTGTCTGTAAAAGCGGCGGTCTTTCACTCACCCCGATAGCACGGCGCGTCATGGCATTTTCCTCTGAGAGTCGTTTGTTGATTACTGTTGCTGTGTTTTATTCAAAAAAAAGCCGACTCTCAAAGTCGGCTTTTTCTAATTCATCATTTATTTCGTACCAAAAATCTTATCGCCGGCATCGCCGAGCCCCGGAATAATGTATCCGTGCTCGTTCAGACCCTGGTCGATTGACGCGGTGTACAGCTCGACGTCCGGATGCGCTTTCTCGAGCGCGGCAATTCCTTCCGGCGCCGCTACCAGAACCAGTACCTTAATGCTGGAGCAGCCCGCTTTTTTCAGCAGATCGATGGTGGCGATCATCGAGCCGCCGGTTGCCAGCATCGGGTCAACCACCAGCGCCATACGTTCATCGATATTGGAAACCAGCTTCTGGAAGTAAGGAACCGGCTCAAGGGTCTCTTCGTTACGATAGATGCCCACCACGCTGATACGCGCGCTTGGCACGTGCTCAAGCACGCCTTCCATCATTCCCAGACCCGCGCGCAGAATCGGCACAACGGTAATTTTCTTGCCTTTAATCTGCTCAACTTCTACCGGGCCATTCCAGCCTTCGATAGTGACTTTTTCAGTCTCCAGATCGGCAGTGGCTTCGTAAGTCAGTAAGCTGCCAACTTCTGAGGCGAGTTCACGGAAGCGTTTGGTGCTGATGTCGTGCTCACGCATCAGGCCCAGCTTGTGTTTGACGAGTGGGTGTTTCACTTCCACGATCTTCATTCTCTTTCTCCTCTGAGGGGCAACCACAAAAAAAATCGCGGGATTATACCGCTTTTTTCCTTGCGCGCCATAGCCGATATGTTTGACCACGATCAACCAAAATGCTTTACGCTGCCTGAGCCAGTATAAGACAAAATAAAAAAACCCCGCGAATGCGGGGCTGGACGGGGCTTAACGCCTATTTACAGCGTTTCACCATTACTGCGGATAACCTGCTGATACCAGGCAAAAGATTTCTTGCGGCTACGCGCCAGCGTGCCGTTACCCTCATTGTCTTTATCCACGTAAATAAATCCGTAGCGTTTTTTCATCTCACCGGTGCCTGCGGAAACCAGATCGATACAGCCCCACGGGGTGTAGCCCATCAGGTCTACGCCATCCTCAACGACCGCTTTTTTCATCTCTGCAATATGGGCGGAGAGATAGTCGATACGGTACTGGTCATCCACCGAACCGTCCGCTTCGCGCACGTCGATGGCGCCGAAGCCGTTTTCCACGATGAACAGCGGCAGCTGATAGTGATCCCAGAACCAGTTTAAAGAGTAGCGCAGCCCGACGGGATCAATCTGCCAGCCCCAGTCAGACTTCTGCACGTACGGGTTGGAGACCAGACTGGTGGTTTCGTCATAATCCAGCAGCGGATTGTCATCCGTTGCTTTCGTGGCGAACGACATGTAGTAGCTAAAGCCGATATAGTCGACGCAGCCCTGAGTCAGCGCAATCCGATCGGCTTCGGTGATATCCAGCGCAAAACCGCGACGCTCGAAGTAGTTCAGCAGGTGCTGCGGATATTTGCCGCGCACGTGCACGTCGGTAAACCAGTAGCGCCGATGCATCGCGTTCATCGCCATCATCATATCGTTGGGCGCGCAGCTCAGCGGGTAAATTGGACACATGGCTATCATGCAGCCAATTTGCAGCGCTGGGTTAATTTCGCGAGCGGCCTTAACCGCCAGCGCGCTGGCCACCAGCTCATAGTGTGCCGCCTGGTACATAACCGGTTCGCGATCTTCGCCCGGCAGATATTTCAGGCCGGAGTTGGTGAACGGCGCAAAATCTTCGTGAAAATTGGCCTGGTTATTGATCTCATTAAAGGTCATCCAGTACTTCACTTTATGCTGGTAGCGGGTAAACACCACCTGCGCAAAGCGGACGAAGAAATCAATCAGCTTACGGTTACGCCAGCCGCCGTACTCGGTCACCAGATGGTACGGCATTTCGAAATGGGAGAGCGTAATCACCGGCTCAATGCCGTGCTTGCGGCACTCATCAAACAGGTCATCATAAAACTGTAGCCCGGCTTCATTAGGTTCTTGCTCATCGCCCAGCGGAAAGATCCGAGTCCAGGCAATGGAGGTACGGAAGCATTTGAAGCCCATTTCAGCAAACAGCTGAACGTCGTCTTTATAGCGATGGTAGAAATCAATCGCCTCGTGGTTAGGGTAATTTTTCCCCGGCAGCACGCCGTCGGTGATTTCACGCGGTACGCCGTGCGCGCCTGCGGTCATCACGTCGGCGACGCTAATCCCTTTCCCGCCCTCTTTCCAGCCGCCTTCCAGCTGATGCGCTGCTACCGCACCGCCCCACAGAAAACCTTCTTTAAATCCAGACATGTTCTCTCCCTATGCGCAGTCGCCGCTATGCGACCGGTATTGCTGATTGAAATGGTAAACGGTGCCCACCAGTCCGGCATCGTTGCCATGGCTGACGGTATCGATATCGTCGGCGATGCCATACCAGGCCAGGTGTTCGCGCAGCAGGGCCAGAAAGCCCGGCCGTTCCGCTATTCCGCCGCCGATTATCACGGCTTAACTCTTCTGGCAGCAAAAAAAAGAAACCGGTTTCATTGGCATGATGATTATTACCAGGTACGCTGGCAAGCATAAGAATGTACCCGGTTTCATTTTCGTGAAGGGTATCAAATTTGCGCACTTAACGGCCGTTTTACCTCGACAGCAAAGCAGGCTCGCAAACGTTTGCTATCCCTGTTAGAATTGCGCCGTTTTTTATTGCTACCGCAAACGCGTGGAGACTTCGCAGTGACCGATAAAACCTCTCTCAGCTATAAAGATGCCGGCGTGGATATTGATGCAGGCAACGCTCTCGTCGACCGTATTAAGGGCGTGGTGAAAAAAACCCGTCGCCCGGAAGTAATGGGTGGACTGGGCGGATTCGGCGCGCTGTGCGCACTGCCGCAGAAATATCGCGAACCGGTACTGGTTTCCGGCACCGACGGCGTCGGCACCAAGCTGCGTCTGGCGATGGATCTGAAGCGTCACGACACTATCGGTATCGACCTGGTCGCCATGTGCGTAAACGACCTCGTCGTTCAGGGCGCTGAGCCGCTGTTTTTCCTTGATTACTATGCGACCGGTAAGCTGGATGTCGATACTGCGGCGAGCGTAATCAGCGGTATCGCCGAAGGCTGTCTGCAGTCGGGCTGCGCGCTGGTTGGCGGCGAGACGGCGGAAATGCCGGGCATGTACCACGGCGAAGATTATGACGTGGCGGGTTTCTGCGTCGGCGTGGTAGAAAAATCAGAAATTATCGACGGCAGCAAAGTAGCCGATGGCGACGTCCTGGTGGCGCTGGCCTCCAGCGGCCCGCACTCTAACGGCTACTCTCTGGTACGCAAAATTATCGAAGTCAGCGGCGTTGACCCGCAAACCACCGATCTCAACGGTAAGCCGCTGGCTGACCACCTTCTGGCGCCGACCCGCATTTATGTGAAATCCGTGCTCGACCTGATTGCCAGCGTCGACGTGCACGCCATCGCCCATCTGACCGGCGGCGGCTTCTGGGAGAACATTCCGCGCGTTCTGCCGGACAACACTCAGGCGGTCATTGATGAATCCTCCTGGCAGTGGCCGGAAGTCTTCAACTGGCTGCAAACCGCCGGTAACGTCAGCAGCCACGAGATGTATCGCACCTTTAACTGCGGCGTTGGCATGGTTATCGCGCTCCCGGCCGAAGCGGCGGATAAAGCGGTTGCTTTCCTCAACGACAAAGGTGAAAGCGCGTGGAAAATCGGTTACATCAAAGCCTCTGATTCCGAACAGCGTGTGGTCATTGAATGAAAAACATCGTGGTGCTGATTTCCGGTAACGGTAGCAACCTGCAGGCGATTATTGATGCCTGCGCCCGGAAGAAAATCAAAGGCACCCTGCGTGCAGTCTTCAGCAATAAGGCCGACGCCTTCGGCCTTGAGCGCGCGCGTGAGGCTAATATTCCGGCTCATGCGCTCGCCGCCAGTCAGTTTACCAATCGTGAAGCCTTCGATCGCCAGCTGATGCACGAGATCGACGCCTACGCGCCGGATCTGGTGGTTCTGGCCGGCTATATGCGTATTCTCAGCCCGGCTTTTGTCGCGCACTACCAGGGGCGTTTGCTGAATATCCATCCTTCCCTGCTGCCAAAATATCCGGGGCTACATACCCATCGCCAGGTGCTGGAAAATGGCGATGACGAGCACGGAACATCGGTGCATTTCGTCACCGACGAACTGGACGGCGGCCCGGTGGTTCTGCAGGCTAAAGTGCCGGTATTCGCTGAAGATACCGAAGACGATATTACCGCTCGCGTTCAGGCTCAGGAACACGATATCTATCCCCTGGCTATCAGCTGGTTTGTCGACGGCCGTCTGCGCTCTCAGGGAAACGAAGCCTGGCTTGATGGAATGAGGCTACCGCCGCAAGGCTACGCCGCCGAAGAGTAACCCATCGCCCTGCGTTTATCCCCGCGGGGCTTTTTTTTGATTAAAATCGTTTAACAATCAAGCATATTGAAGAAATAATTCTTCTTCCTGTCATATTGTTGTGACAGAGTGAATCGCTATGCGGAAAATTTCGTCATAATAGTCTATGTCCTGTGAGTAAAACGGAGTGTGAGCTGTAATGGGCCAGGAAAAGCTATACATCGAAAAAGAACTCAGCTGGTTGTCCTTTAACGAGCGCGTACTTCAGGAAGCGGCGGACAAAAGCAATCCGCTGATCGAACGCATGCGCTTTTTGGGGATTTACTCCAACAACCTCGATGAATTTTATAAAGTGCGCTTTGCCGAACTTAAGCGCCGCATCATCATCAGCGAAGAACAAGGCCGTACCGCACACTCTCGCCACCTGCTGGGCAAAATTCAGGCTCGCGTCCTTAAGGCCGATCAGGAGTTTGACGGTTTATATAATGAACTGCTGCTGGAAATGGCGCGTAACCAGATTTTCCTGATTAATGAACGCCAGCTCTCCGTCAACCAGCAGTCATGGCTGCGTAACTACTTCAAGCTGTATCTTCGTCAGCACATCACGCCGATCCTGATTAACCGCGAAACGGATCTGGTGCAGTTTCTGAAGGATGATTACACCTACCTGGCCGTCGAAATTATTCGCGGGGACACCATTAATTACGCGCTGCTTGAGATCCCCTCAGACAAAGTGCCGCGTTTTGTGAACCTGCCGCCGGAAGCGCCACGCCGCCGTAAACCGATGATTCTGTTAGATAACATCCTGCGCTATTGCCTTGATGATATCTTTAAAGGTTTTTTCGATTACGATGCGCTTAACGCCTACTCGATGAAAATGACACGTGACGCCGAATACGATCTGGTGCACGAAATGGAATCGAGCCTGATGGAGCTGATGTCCTCCAGCCTGAAACAGCGTCTGACCGCCGAGCCGGTGCGTTTCGTCTACCAGCGCGATATGCCGGACGCAATGGTCGAAATGCTGCGCGATAAGCTCTCCATCTCCAATTACGATTCGATGCTGCCGGGCGGCCGCTACCACAACTTCAAAGATTTTATCGGCTTCCCGAACGTCGGCAAAGCTAACCTGGTCAATAAGCCGATGCCGCGCCTGCGTCATCTGTGGTTTGATAAATTCCGTAACGGCTTTGACGCGATCCGCGAACGCGACGTACTGCTTTACTACCCGTACCACACTTTTGAACACGTTCTTGAACTGCTGCGCCAGGCCTCTTTCGATCCGAGCGTACTGGCGATCAAAATCAACATCTACCGGGTAGCGAAAGATTCACGGATTATCGATTCGATGATTCATGCCGCCCACAACGGTAAGAAAGTCACGGTGGTGGTGGAACTACAGGCGCGTTTTGACGAAGAAGCCAATATTCATTGGGCTAAACGCCTGACCGAAGCCGGCGTACACGTTATTTTCTCTGCTCCAGGGCTGAAAATTCACGCCAAGCTGTTCCTTGTTTCCCGTAAAGAAGGCGATGAAGTTGTTCGCTATGCGCATATCGGTACCGGC is a window from the Klebsiella oxytoca genome containing:
- the uraA gene encoding uracil permease gives rise to the protein MTRRAIGVSERPPLLQTIPLSLQHLFAMFGATVLVPVLFHINPATVLLFNGIGTLLYLFICKGKIPAYLGSSFAFISPVLLLLPLGYEVALGGFIMCGVLFCLVSFIVKKAGTGWLDVMFPPAAMGAIVAVIGLELAGVAANMAGLLPADGQSPDSTTIIISLVTLAVTVFGSVLFRGFLAIIPILIGVLVGYALSFVMGVVDTTPIAEAHWFALPTFYTPRFEWFAIFTILPAALVVIAEHVGHLVVTANIVKKDLIRDPGLHRSMFANGLSTVISGFFGSTPNTTYGENIGVMAITRVYSTWVIGGAAIIAILLSCVGKLAAAIQIIPLPVMGGVSLLLYGVIGASGIRVLIESKVDYNKAQNLILTSVILIIGVSGAKVHIGAAELKGMALATIVGVGLSLIFKLISVLRPEEVVLDAADSEEAKH
- the upp gene encoding uracil phosphoribosyltransferase, whose amino-acid sequence is MKIVEVKHPLVKHKLGLMREHDISTKRFRELASEVGSLLTYEATADLETEKVTIEGWNGPVEVEQIKGKKITVVPILRAGLGMMEGVLEHVPSARISVVGIYRNEETLEPVPYFQKLVSNIDERMALVVDPMLATGGSMIATIDLLKKAGCSSIKVLVLVAAPEGIAALEKAHPDVELYTASIDQGLNEHGYIIPGLGDAGDKIFGTK
- a CDS encoding 6-phospho-beta-glucosidase, producing MSGFKEGFLWGGAVAAHQLEGGWKEGGKGISVADVMTAGAHGVPREITDGVLPGKNYPNHEAIDFYHRYKDDVQLFAEMGFKCFRTSIAWTRIFPLGDEQEPNEAGLQFYDDLFDECRKHGIEPVITLSHFEMPYHLVTEYGGWRNRKLIDFFVRFAQVVFTRYQHKVKYWMTFNEINNQANFHEDFAPFTNSGLKYLPGEDREPVMYQAAHYELVASALAVKAAREINPALQIGCMIAMCPIYPLSCAPNDMMMAMNAMHRRYWFTDVHVRGKYPQHLLNYFERRGFALDITEADRIALTQGCVDYIGFSYYMSFATKATDDNPLLDYDETTSLVSNPYVQKSDWGWQIDPVGLRYSLNWFWDHYQLPLFIVENGFGAIDVREADGSVDDQYRIDYLSAHIAEMKKAVVEDGVDLMGYTPWGCIDLVSAGTGEMKKRYGFIYVDKDNEGNGTLARSRKKSFAWYQQVIRSNGETL
- the purM gene encoding phosphoribosylformylglycinamidine cyclo-ligase — protein: MTDKTSLSYKDAGVDIDAGNALVDRIKGVVKKTRRPEVMGGLGGFGALCALPQKYREPVLVSGTDGVGTKLRLAMDLKRHDTIGIDLVAMCVNDLVVQGAEPLFFLDYYATGKLDVDTAASVISGIAEGCLQSGCALVGGETAEMPGMYHGEDYDVAGFCVGVVEKSEIIDGSKVADGDVLVALASSGPHSNGYSLVRKIIEVSGVDPQTTDLNGKPLADHLLAPTRIYVKSVLDLIASVDVHAIAHLTGGGFWENIPRVLPDNTQAVIDESSWQWPEVFNWLQTAGNVSSHEMYRTFNCGVGMVIALPAEAADKAVAFLNDKGESAWKIGYIKASDSEQRVVIE
- the purN gene encoding phosphoribosylglycinamide formyltransferase, giving the protein MKNIVVLISGNGSNLQAIIDACARKKIKGTLRAVFSNKADAFGLERAREANIPAHALAASQFTNREAFDRQLMHEIDAYAPDLVVLAGYMRILSPAFVAHYQGRLLNIHPSLLPKYPGLHTHRQVLENGDDEHGTSVHFVTDELDGGPVVLQAKVPVFAEDTEDDITARVQAQEHDIYPLAISWFVDGRLRSQGNEAWLDGMRLPPQGYAAEE
- the ppk1 gene encoding polyphosphate kinase 1 translates to MGQEKLYIEKELSWLSFNERVLQEAADKSNPLIERMRFLGIYSNNLDEFYKVRFAELKRRIIISEEQGRTAHSRHLLGKIQARVLKADQEFDGLYNELLLEMARNQIFLINERQLSVNQQSWLRNYFKLYLRQHITPILINRETDLVQFLKDDYTYLAVEIIRGDTINYALLEIPSDKVPRFVNLPPEAPRRRKPMILLDNILRYCLDDIFKGFFDYDALNAYSMKMTRDAEYDLVHEMESSLMELMSSSLKQRLTAEPVRFVYQRDMPDAMVEMLRDKLSISNYDSMLPGGRYHNFKDFIGFPNVGKANLVNKPMPRLRHLWFDKFRNGFDAIRERDVLLYYPYHTFEHVLELLRQASFDPSVLAIKINIYRVAKDSRIIDSMIHAAHNGKKVTVVVELQARFDEEANIHWAKRLTEAGVHVIFSAPGLKIHAKLFLVSRKEGDEVVRYAHIGTGNFNEKTARLYTDYSLLTADARITNEVRRVFNFIENPYRPVSFDYLLVSPQNSRRLLYEMIDREIANAQNGEPSGIMLKLNNLVDKGLVDRLYAASSSGVPVNLLIRGMCSLIPGLEGISENIRVISIVDRFLEHDRVYCFENGGEKQVWLSSADWMTRNIDYRIEVAAPLLDPRLKQRVLDIFDLLFNDTVKARYLDKELSNRYVPRGNRRKVRAQMAIYDYLKSLEQPD